Sequence from the Fulvivirga ligni genome:
TAGCTTGATCTTGAGCTATTGTGAATGCTCCCACATCCTTTAAAGATAATAAGCCGATAGCACCATCTTTTCCCATTCCTGTAAGTAATACCCCTACACAGTTCTTACCCACAAATTTCACTGCAGAATTAAACAATACATCTACGCTTGGGCGATGCCTATTTACCCTTTCTCCCATTTTTACTTGTACAAAGTATTTAGCTCCACTGCGACAGATAGAGGTGTGATAATTTCCAGGTGCTATTAAAGCTTGACCTCTTGTTAATGAATCTCCATCTCTCGCTTCCCTTACATTAATCTCGCATAGTTGATTAAGCCTTTCCGCAAACGCCTTAGTATAAGCTTCTGGCATATGCTGAACTATAACAATAGCTGGAGAGTCATAAGGTAGTCGTGTTAATATTTCTTTAATGGCCTCAGTGCCACCAGTAGAGGCCCCTATTACAACCACCTTTTCAGTGGTTTTAATCATGCTTCCAGTTTGTTTTAAAATCCCTGCAAATTTCTTTGGGTGCTCCTTTTGAAAAGAATATTCTCTTTTATTGAAGGCAGCAGTATTTACGTTGGTCTTAATCAAATCGATAAGATAATTTCTGAGGTGATCATCAACGTTACGGAGAGCGGTCATTGTAGGTTTTTGGACCACATCTAAAGCTCCAAGTTCCAATGCTTTCAAAGCCGTCAAACTTCCTTTTTCCGTTAGACTGGATAAAATTATGACCGGAATTGGCTTCTGAGCCATTATCGCTTTCAAAAATGTAAGTCCATCCATTCTAGGCATTTCTACATCCAAAGTAATGACATCCGGAATTTGAGTCTTTATCTTTTGTGCAGCAAGATAAGGGTCGCTTGCGGTTCCAATTACTTCTATTTCTGGATCAGAGCTAAATATATCTGTAAGAAGCTTCCTGACTAATGCAGAATCATCCACGATAAGTACACTAATTTTCTTAACCAAAACAGTTCATTTTAAATCTATCAACAAGTATACTTTGATTAAATGTGTCGAAATTCAGCTTTCGGCCAAATTCTCCCCCCGTATTTTGACTCACTATCTTTATATTAGAAGCCTTCAAAATTTCCAGTGCAACTAAAGCATTTTGATGACCTATCTTAAAAACAGACGTGTGAGTCTCGAAACCACCGAAAATTGCTGCCACAATACTTTCCTTCCGGGCTCCTTTACTAATCATCTTATCAATAAGCACTTGGATAGCAGAATTTCCATAGTTTAATTTATTAAAAGATTTGCCATTCCATCTTGGCAACATGTAGTGATTCATCCCTCCTATTTTCATAACAGGGTCCATCAAACAAACTGCAACACATGTGCCTAAGATCGTAATAATTTTAGTATTACATGTAGAAATGTGTAATTGTCCTGGTTGTAAAAAAACACTTTTAATCATATAGAATACACTAATACATGGAAATCTTCTGATACGCAGTATGAATTCTTTGCTTTAAGGGCAGATCAATACCCATGAGGGACTCCGAATGTCCTAGGAATAAATAACCTCCTAATTTTAGGCATTTTGTAAGATTTCTAATGACATTCACCTGAGTTTCCCTATCAAAATAAATTAATACATTCCTGCAAAAAATTATATCAAAACTCTCAGCTGCAGGATATCTATCTTGTATAAGATTAAAACGTTTAAATGAAACCCTATCTCTAAGTTTTTTATTGATTCTCACCTTTTTTACATTCGAATCTTTACTTTTTAAGAAAAATTTTCTTCTTTCTTCAATCGGTAAATCCTTAATTGAGACTTCATTGTAAATTGCAGTTCTTGCCACGTTCAGGACATCGGTTGATATATCTGATCCCACAAGCGTATAGGCAAGATTTACTTCGTTCTTTTCAATAAATTGCTCAATGGCCATAGCTGCACTATACACCTCTTCACCCGTTGAAGATGCTGAACTCCAAATTTTAATATTTTTAGTTTTGTCCTTAGAAAGCTGTGGCAGAACAATGTTTTGAATAAATGAAAAATGTTCCGCCTCTCTAAAGAAATGTGTCTTGTTGGTAGACACAAGATTTACCATTTTTATTACATCAGGGCTTTCCTCTTCGATACAGATATGTTGAATATATTGCTTGAAGGAAGTCATACCTAAACTTAGAAGATGTTTCTGAAGTCTACTCTCTAATAAAGTTTTTTTTGATAATGGTAAGTTTATACCATAGCGCTCATATATATAATTACTAAGCTTTTGAAAGTCTAAATCTCTGAGCGCTATTGTATTTCCTAGTTTCATAATTCCATCTCATCCTGCAAAAAACTAATATCAAAGCTTCAATATTTTTCGAAATCTTTATCCAGATCATCATTAGAATCTTCAAGTACTAAGTCATAACCTCGAGATGTTTCGGTTTTTGTTTTAATATCATCAGAACTTTTTTTGACATGAACAATTCGGCCGTTGTTCGGCTGAATTTTATTGATAGTATTTTTCGGAAGCACGTTCCTGTTTTCATCGTTCTCCAATTTGAAAAACGAAATAGCACTTCTTAGTGTATACGACTGATTATTTAATTCTTCTGAATTTGAAGCTAATTGCTCTGCACTGGCCGCATTCTGCTGTACCACAGAATTTAGCTGTTGAATCGCTTCATTGATTTGGTTTGCACCATCATTCTGTTCCAGGCTAGCAGCACTAATTTCAGCTACTAGATTACTCGTTTTTTCAATCTCTGGCACCAACTTACTCAACATGTCCCCAGCAGTTCGAGCTACTTTTTCACTACTATTAGAAATGTCGTCGATTTCCTTGGCTGCATTCTGACAACCTTCCGCCAGTTTTCTAATTTCAGCGGCCACTACTGCAAAACCTTTTCCATGATCACCGGCCCGCGCGGCTTCGACTGCTGCATTGAGAGCTAATAAATTTGTTTGTCTTGCAATCTCACCTATAATAGAATTCTTCCTAACAATGGTATTCATAGACTCTACTGTCGCTAGAACAGCTTCATTGGATTGACCCACCTGTTTATTAGAACTTAAAGCAATTTGTTCAGTCTCTTTAGCATTGTCAGTGTTTTGCATAATATTAGATGCCATTTGCTCCATGGAAGCTGAAACTTCCTCCACCGAACTAGCTTGCAAAGATGCACCTTGAGAAAGCTGACCAGCCGACTCTCTTAATTCCACACTGGCTTTGTTTATATATTCTGCACCTTCAATCACCACCTGAATTACATTACGCTGACTCATGATCATATCATCCATTTTCAGTAATAAAAATCCTATTGGGTCCTTTTTATTGTATTTTTCCCTGTCAATTTTCATTCTTAAGTCACCTTCCGCTATTTTATCAACTATTGCCATGGCTTCATTTAAAGGCTTCGATATGCTATTTTTAAGATAAAATCCTCCCGCTATTATGAAAACGATGATCAACACTACCACTATCATAGAGTTTCTAAATATCCCCTCACTTAAATGTATACTGGCTTGATAAGCTTCTTCTGCTGAAGCTAAACTCAATTCGGTATATTTATCCATAGCAGATCGCATCGGCTCAAACGTTTTCATATATTCATCATAATAAATTGACTTAGCTTCTTCTATATTTCCAGTTTTAAGTAGGCTAAGAATTTTATCTGTAATAACCCCTAATTTGCTATGATTTTCTCTAAAAGATTTATCATAACTATCATATTTATTGAATTTTTCAAGTTTGGTAAATGCAGAAACTTCAAAGAAATTCGTATACCTCTCATGTACCTGATCAAGATTTTCCTTAATCTCAATTTGAGTTGAATTATATTGTTCAGATTCTCCATCTATAGCTAGAGATAGAGCATGTGCCATAGCTATACTCGATTGGTATGCATCTCTATCCGCCTCAATTAAATAATCAATACTAAGCAGGTTGTCATTATAAATTTTGTCTATTTCCAATTTCAAT
This genomic interval carries:
- a CDS encoding CheR family methyltransferase, translating into MKLGNTIALRDLDFQKLSNYIYERYGINLPLSKKTLLESRLQKHLLSLGMTSFKQYIQHICIEEESPDVIKMVNLVSTNKTHFFREAEHFSFIQNIVLPQLSKDKTKNIKIWSSASSTGEEVYSAAMAIEQFIEKNEVNLAYTLVGSDISTDVLNVARTAIYNEVSIKDLPIEERRKFFLKSKDSNVKKVRINKKLRDRVSFKRFNLIQDRYPAAESFDIIFCRNVLIYFDRETQVNVIRNLTKCLKLGGYLFLGHSESLMGIDLPLKQRIHTAYQKISMY
- a CDS encoding methyl-accepting chemotaxis protein, encoding MKITKLTTNQRIVGIFAFVLIISVAGAVYNSLQTQKLKLEIDKIYNDNLLSIDYLIEADRDAYQSSIAMAHALSLAIDGESEQYNSTQIEIKENLDQVHERYTNFFEVSAFTKLEKFNKYDSYDKSFRENHSKLGVITDKILSLLKTGNIEEAKSIYYDEYMKTFEPMRSAMDKYTELSLASAEEAYQASIHLSEGIFRNSMIVVVLIIVFIIAGGFYLKNSISKPLNEAMAIVDKIAEGDLRMKIDREKYNKKDPIGFLLLKMDDMIMSQRNVIQVVIEGAEYINKASVELRESAGQLSQGASLQASSVEEVSASMEQMASNIMQNTDNAKETEQIALSSNKQVGQSNEAVLATVESMNTIVRKNSIIGEIARQTNLLALNAAVEAARAGDHGKGFAVVAAEIRKLAEGCQNAAKEIDDISNSSEKVARTAGDMLSKLVPEIEKTSNLVAEISAASLEQNDGANQINEAIQQLNSVVQQNAASAEQLASNSEELNNQSYTLRSAISFFKLENDENRNVLPKNTINKIQPNNGRIVHVKKSSDDIKTKTETSRGYDLVLEDSNDDLDKDFEKY
- a CDS encoding protein-glutamate methylesterase/protein-glutamine glutaminase, translated to MVKKISVLIVDDSALVRKLLTDIFSSDPEIEVIGTASDPYLAAQKIKTQIPDVITLDVEMPRMDGLTFLKAIMAQKPIPVIILSSLTEKGSLTALKALELGALDVVQKPTMTALRNVDDHLRNYLIDLIKTNVNTAAFNKREYSFQKEHPKKFAGILKQTGSMIKTTEKVVVIGASTGGTEAIKEILTRLPYDSPAIVIVQHMPEAYTKAFAERLNQLCEINVREARDGDSLTRGQALIAPGNYHTSICRSGAKYFVQVKMGERVNRHRPSVDVLFNSAVKFVGKNCVGVLLTGMGKDGAIGLLSLKDVGAFTIAQDQATSVVFGMPKEAIKLSAAHVVESLDNIPNVIIANSGN
- a CDS encoding chemotaxis protein CheD is translated as MIKSVFLQPGQLHISTCNTKIITILGTCVAVCLMDPVMKIGGMNHYMLPRWNGKSFNKLNYGNSAIQVLIDKMISKGARKESIVAAIFGGFETHTSVFKIGHQNALVALEILKASNIKIVSQNTGGEFGRKLNFDTFNQSILVDRFKMNCFG